The Tribolium castaneum strain GA2 chromosome 3, icTriCast1.1, whole genome shotgun sequence sequence AGTTGCAGCACTTGTGTAATTTGGACTAGTCGGGAGTGAATTCAACGACTGAGAGTTGCTGTGAAGTGTCTCACTCTCGGTCGAAGGTGTCGCCATACTTAAGCGTTTCTTCTACAATTAAATAGTCATTAgggttgtaattaaaatttcatttgaaattaCAAGATTAGTCTCGGATTCGGCCAACCATCGCGAATCTTCCTCGGATTCTTTCTGCTGTTGCCGAAGTCTCTCTTCTAATACTTTATGATTAAAGTTGGACTGGTTCGCGAATCGCGATTTTTCCAACAGAAGGTCACCGTAGAGAGACTGTTGTGGGGACGAACCGGCCTAAAAATCACACAATCGTAGCCCTATGATAATTAAGAcacgaaacaaaaataaaaaacaaaaaggtgCAACATGCTATATTATATGTATTTCTACTTACGTCGaaattaactaaataaaaacaaccgTGCATCATTATTTACTCATGCACAAGCATGCGTTATCACAACAAAAACCTGTCTAAAAAACTAAGTCTATTAAGTACGAATTAAACACACATCATTCGAAATCAAGCCATGCTTGACTCGAACCTGTTTTTGCTCTTGCAACTTGTTATCAACTGCCTTTTGTATGAAGAACGGCTGTTTATGGGCGCAACTTTTAACGTCAGCCCCCCCGAAATCATAAATGCTTTCTTCAAACTGTTGCATCTCTTTGGCTTTATCAGGGAATTGGTACACCACAGGCTCGGGATGGTAACTGGGGATAGAGTCGGGATCGTGCGCCACCCCCTGGGACTGCTTCCGCTCCAGGGAGCCCATTTTGGGCGAAAAGGCCGCCGTGTGGCTGTTGGTACGCTCCAAAGAGCCCATTTTGGGAGAATTAGTTTTAGATTTGCGCTCAAGCGAGCCCAACTTGGGGCTAAACATCCCCGATTTTTCCAAACTACTGTGCGAGCTATGAATCAAGTGCGCGTTGCGCTCAAGCGAATTCATATTAGGGGAGACATTCTCACCCCCATCGCTTATTTTCCGTTCGAGCGAACCCATTTTAGGGGTTGTACTCCCGGTACTGGACCGCGATGGGGTTCTTTCGAGCGTACCCAACTTTTTAAGGTAGGTGGGTTCAGGCGCAGTGTCGGGAACCTCAGGAtcgagttttttcaaattctggATGGGTATGGGACACGTTTTTAGGACAGGTTCGGGAACATCTTCCTTCTTTTCGAAATCTACGGCTACTGTGTTAAATACCGAAGCTGGAGTGGTGTAAGCAGCTGGGCTTAAGCCGCGAGTTTCGTTCTCTTTCATCAAGTGGGCCAAGACTTCCGGGTTTTGGGCCACTATGTAGGTCTGTGGGCCGGTCGCGTCAAGGGAGGCCAAGGAGGAAGAGTCGACGGCTGGACAAcaagttgtagaaaaaattaagtatgtCACACGGGTGTTACCTTGCATGGGGTACCGGGAGGGCTTAGGAGGTGGGGGGAAATCGTCGTTGGGGCCCCACGACATGGCGGCGGCCCGACGATTCTCCCGTCTGAGAGTCTCTTGAACCGCCGATCGTTCCTCGAGTAAAATTtcactacaaaaaaatcatatagCTAAGAGACCAATTTTTTGCAAGtgtatttactttaatatctccTTGATTTCCTTAAAGCTGGGCCTTTTGCTGGGCTCGTAGGACCAGCATTGGGACATGAGAGAGTACAACCTGGGGGGACAATTCGGCGGCAAAGCTAGTCGTTCCCCATTCtcaattttcgttaaaaccTCGTTATTTTTGACTCCTTGGAATGGCTTAATACCGTACATTAAAATCTCCCACATACACACACCTACAGTTTAGTAACGTACGTAATAAAATTACTTTGTCGCGAAATAACTCACCAAACATCCAAACATCGCTCGCTATAGTAAAACGCCTAAAGTTTATGCTCTCCGGGCTCATCCATTTAATGGGCAACTTCCCTTTCGACGCTTTATAGTAACTCTGGTCGTCATTCATCGACCGTGAAAGTCCGAAATCGCCCAATTTCACGGAAGTGTGTGAACTAACTAGAACATTTCTAGCTGCTATATCTCTATGTACAAATTTCTTAGATTCTAAATAACTTAAAGCTGTTGACAGCTGGAATGCATAAAGTAACAGTGTGGCCAAATCAAGGTCATCTTTGTTGTTCTGCAAGTAAGCTCGCAGTTCGCCCAACTTTGCCAGTTCCATTACGATCCAAACTGGGCTTTCGGAGCAAACGCCGATCAATTTTATTATGTGTTGGTggtcaaatttttgcattatatctttaaaacaaaattagacCGTCACGAACCACAATGTGTACAGAATACTCACAAGCTTCTTCTAGGAATTTTTCAGTGGTGTTTAGATCGGCTTCCCTTTTGCACGTTTTCACAGCCACGGGAATAAGACTCCCGTCTTTAGCCTTGTAAGTCCCTTTGTGGACATCCCCGAATTGGCCCTCACCCAAAATTTCACCCAACTGGATTTGGTCGCGTTGCAGTTCGTAACTTTTGGCTAAAAACCGCAATGAACCTCTTATCTATTAATTGCTAACCTTGACTCACTTGCAGGTGTTGAGTAATCGCCTTCTTCGTCAACAATTTCGGCGTAATCTTCTGAAAGCATAGTTCCAGTGTTACCAGAATTtcgatttttatgttttgaaGGGTGTGAATCTGCAAGagattaattttacaaattacaaCAGAGTATTTTTAGAAATGATCCAATTCTAATCCTAGTGACTAATACTAACCTTTACAAGGACAAGGAAACTGTTTCCAAACAGTGGCTTGCAAAACAAAAGCACCAGTTACAAAACGAGCGAAAAACTAAAGTGACTAATTTGCTATTCTATTATCTCAGCGATAACGGATTTGGCAAATATTGTTCCCAGATAGTTGTGTCTTATTTACTTACCTTTCTTGTTCCAAATGGAAGTCTGACTTCCCGAGTGCAGTCTGCAATAGCCATCTATCAAATCGGCGAGGCTCTCGGCCGTTTCTAAGTTAGGACAAGTGAAAAATAGAATTTCTTGTGCTCCGGCAACTCGCAGTTGCAACGTCGCTTTGTTATGCTCTTCGCAATCACTGACTAGAGTTTGAATCGCTTgaatttggtcaaaattcgCAATTCTGGTGGTGCTTGATGTTTGTACGTTGGTGTAGGATATCCCCAAATCCGGCCCGATGACTAATTCGACGGGAACTGACCAGCTACTCCCTAAATCTACCCGGAATCGCTCTTGGTCGAACTTATAATACAACGTTAACGTTTCTAAAAACTTAAACATGCACTCGATGTCGGTCATGTTGacgtattttttaaactggCTCTGGATGCTCTTGCGCAACGTTTTCGGCTTCATCGTGCTTAAAATTCGTTGTGGAATAAATTTGTGGAGCCCGACTTCTCGTTccaaatattcaaaattcgattttttgtctAGCGGGTTCGGGGGTGTTTCTTTGAAGTATCTACGGATTTCTAGACAGCAGAGCTGCACCACTACGTCCTGTTCTATTCGTATGTTGCAATCGGAGAGGTAGTCGTTTTTCACCTTCAAGAATAGaagcacaattaatttggaacGGATTGTGTAGATTGTATTGATTTCCCGTTACATTCAAATTAATGGTAATCCGGTGAATAACAACGTGATTGAAAAAGCGACATAATTACGGGCAAGTAATTGCTTTccttttgaaattaaaaagcaaCAAAGATGGTCATTATCGGGTGAAAGACGAAAAAGTGCACGCGACGCAGCTTTCAAAGTAAAAGTGTTCGCAGGAATTTCCACACGCAAAGATAAACAAATCCACTGCTGCGCGAGTGATCTCAAATAGGAAGAATATGTTGCAAGAAATTACACAAGAGTCACGCACTCGTAAATAACAAACATAATATAGAAAACGTTTCAGAAATGAAAAGAGCGGAAATATTTTCGTACCTGGTCGTAGTAGTAATGAAAGGTGACCTTGTCTTTATCACATAAATCTTGAAGACTAGTCGGTAAATACCGAATCCTGAGGTCGTATCGCCATTCCGAGTTGGGATGTTTGGCTAGATACTTGTCCTGGACCTGCTTCATCGTCAAATCCTGATGCAGCCAATAGACCTACCGCAGGAGATTAAAATTTCCGGGGCAAAATAATGGGCAATACCGACCTCTCCGGTCGAGGGCCTGCACAACCTCATGGCATAAAGTCCGGTGTAGTATCTCTCTCCTATCGATAATCTCTCGGTGACTGTGGAAATTATCCCTTTGACATCGACGGCGTCCCCATACTTGATGACGTTGAACCCTCCGTTGGGGAAGTGCACCTTCAGCATGGACCTGTCAGTGGAGACAGGGCTACTGTGCGGTGACTTTTTCGGGCTGTCCATCCTGTTGCGGACGCACCGGACTGGGGAGCCCTGGTTCACGGGGGGTGTAGGTGAAACATCactgcaaaaatttaaaaaatgcatccCACCGCGTTAATAAACAACTCACTAATTACAAAATCCCGTGAGAATGCTTACTCAAGTTCACGTATTTTTTGCTTCTGGCAAAGTATCAAACCGTTTCCAAAATTACTATATCTAATTATAAATGTGAGGATTactcacataattttacgttgcATACAATGAACCCCGAGCCGGTCAACAAGTCATACATGTGCTCTTATACAATGGTGTAATGACCCTTTCTTTATGCGACAAAAACCACTCTATCATCACAACCGCTAATTGATAAACTTATCCGGGCAACGCGAGCAAGACAAACGCACGAAAAGCCTCCGGTCACAATGTGTGACATCGCGCAATACAAAACGAACACAACgtataaataaactttaatgaaaataactccaaTTAAGAAACTCGATGCTTCCGCTTGTTGCCACATCGACGTTTTCATtcctcttaaaaaataaagaaaataaaaataaccgGTTAATGAggaagtcaaaaaaatcacatccTTTTGTACGCACAATAAGAcgaattatttatgaaaaaaatcggttttgttCTTTGTTCCTGCTATTCACCAAATGTTTCAagtatttagaaaataaagatcATTATTACCATTATACGACCACATAATTTGGTCTTACTTTTCCTTCAAATACAGAAACTTGAACTGGAAAAATCCAAACTTGCCTTACAAGAAACCGAGAAACTAAGATAAATACTTGTGCCAATTattcatattttaataaacgaCTCAATTAAACTTAATTGTGCTAGTTAGGTGTGAAGTGTTTCATTAGAgttataattaaattcaatttagTAGTATTATCATTCAAATGGTATTTACCTTCAACTAATTTAATACAGAATAGTTTAACACCACCACGTTTTATACACAAAAATACGCAAAACTCTGAATCGCATGTGATTTATTTCCTGTGTTCtgcaaaaattcatatcttatCACAGCAATGTCAACAAATAATTACCaccaatttataatttaaccTTGGTAGTCCCACGAGGCacagcaaaaaatcaaaaatcaaacaaattatttttgatgatATAAAATGTAACGGAGAAAAAATGTGCATGCACAGCGCTTCCGGGTGATAAGATAATgtgacaaaacaaaacaaaacacatGTGATTTATTAATACAACGAAATTtttacagttaaaaaaattaaaacaaacataaagAAAATCTCAGGATTCAGGAAATATTACAACACAGACATAATAAATAAGACTGTTATGAGTGATTTTGCCAGCAAAACGGCAGTTGGGCGAAaacatcataaaaaattaaaaatactatCCCGATCTGAAACAGAACGGAAGAGTTTGCGATAAACATGTTAGGATGTTTTAACAGACTTGATAAATATCAAACAAACCGCctgaaacatttatttaatcgTATAATTTGTAAGCAGCTGTTTGTCTTTCCAAACAACAAATCGCAATTTTTGAAGCCATACCAACAAAAACATGTCCTCTCAGCGACCCGGAATTTCATTGCCGCCCGGAAAAAATCACCAGACATGGAGTCGTCATGAAATAATTGCCCCGACAGCCGTCAGATAGCGCACGTTTATCGGAATCCACTCCGGGCAATAATAGTGAATATGAATGAAAATACTGGCTGCGTGTTTCATACTGACACGACTTTCTTGCTTGCTACCGTGTTTTCAAACAGACAATGTGGCGAGGCTATCAGGTAGGTGTAGCCATGACATCATCCACGAATATCGAAGCCAAGCCAGGTACAGGTATTTCGCAGTGGAAATAATTGCGCCAATAACGCAATTATCGACTTATTTTGCGCGGAATTGTGGATTCCTGCTGGTTTTATTGTCAACTAACGATCCAAGAAACCCATTCAGATATCAAGAGGCCGAATGGGGACATGGAATAATTGGGTGTCGAGTCGCTAGAATTTATTTTCGTAACGTTTGTAATAAATGGGATGCCATCGGATCTTTCACAATTAGGGAGGATTGCGGGAAATCAAAGCGAATTGACGATAATCGAAATGCTGCTGCAAGCGAGCCAGCCCAAGGCATTTCATAATTGGACCAagaatttaatcaatttattttcctaaatttAAAGAAACAAAGGTTGAATAAGCGAGCAATCAAGACCCCAAACGACCTGTTTTTAGGCCTAATGCTTAGGTCgcgaattttttaagtaatagaACAAATTGGAGTTGGAGAACTAAAACTAAGAGCATGGTGTGTTGAAAACTGTCTTAATTAGATCCTACATGATGAAAATTAAAGTTGCTAATTTCAGTTTCTAGTCGAGCTTTAGTTACTCTTGTAATTACCATCGTATGTGAATATGATCAACAAAGTTCATAATTAAGGGAGACAGTAGACTAATTTTTCTTTCATATCTGATAATTCTGGATAAATTAAGTATAGCATAGACCACACATAAAGtttctttttccaaaaacatacataaaaaccattttaaaaagcaattattttattgactaTCGTGTAGCAATTCcttaaatacgttttttatgTCAGAATATTTACACAAAGCTCTATGACTAACATAAAAAACAttgagaaaacaaaataattaattaacaaaatcgcACACATCGTAAAAAACAGCCGCTGAAGTAGTTGCTTAAAAATACCACCATGGGTAGAATTCCTAATACATATGCATACTTCAGCGGCTCCATATATGCCAAATATATGGGTCTCAAATGCCTTAAAAGTCCCACTCTTGATTTAAATATCTAAAGACCCATAAATCCACattctttaaaatatcacttttagCTTGAATAATTTTCACCTAAAACCCAAATAAAATCCACCCACTAAAATTACGAACAACGACAGACCAACAAACCTAAACATCGTTTTATGTGTTCGTTGGCACCCCTGTCTACAAATCCGAAAGCTTTTCCTCAAAATACTTGCAATTTCGATCACATAATAATTTTACGGCCTCTGGCACGCCAAAATGAGATCGTTTTTCGAcgttataaacaaattaactTCCTTATCtaattttacacttttattgTTAGTAAATCGGGTCGTAAATAAATTCGTCCATGTTCTGTACACACGGATTATCTAAAGTTCACGATCTGCCggcatttttctaataatttcgCGTTCTAATTTTATCCAAATCTACTTCCAGCTCTGATAggtatatttttaaacttgtgAAGGTTTATGAACTTTCGAATTTCTTGACTACTTGGAGATCAATTTACCTGTAAGACTTGGGTCTAGGTCTGTGAAACTTCCATGTATTACTCTGCTGTTGTATGCTTCTGTTGTAAATATCTTCCGAGTTTCCAGCACACAACAAACTTCTAGGTCGTAGATTTATGTTAGGTTTAACACTTTTATCATGTTTACGAAATTTAACGAATTGTGCACTGTACATCGTTGGACCACCGACCATACTTGCTCGCTTTACCAGCTCCAACATCCTGGACGACtaagataaaaaattggattttaCATATCGCAGGAGGGGAAAGATTTTTCGCACCACAGGAGGTGACTTTTTCAGCTTGTTAACGAACAAAACACTCTTGTTCGGGCAATTTGTATTCCGCTTCAGTCGAATAATATCGGCGGTTTATTGTTCAAATGACAAGGCTAGAAGTGTATGAAATAAGTACGTCACGTTGCAGGTGGGTGTGAAATTAGTCACTGGCGCAAAAGAACCACAAAATCATAAGGAATAAGAGTAATTATGTTAAGCGCGAATGAACTTTTTGGTAAACATTTGATGTAATTCCCAGAATGTATTACCGCCCATGAGCAATAACagcaatttctttaaaatgttcGTCAGGAGCCACCAAATCATATTAACGACAAGTGTTTACAAATCCTAAACAAACAACTTTAACATAAGTAATATAAGCGCCAtctataaattaaatatttacgtCTCGGGACATGCGATCTTAAGGATATTATCAACAACTTTCATAAACATTCTTTTTGTAAATTGGGGcggtttgaataattttggtaATGACTTGAAAATAAAACCCACCCAAGAATGGAAAAATCAACTGACCCGAATCACGTGTGAAGACTTTTTCGGCCAATTACACTTTCTACACACTCCAAATAGTTTAAAATCGAGTAGGTAGATGTAAATTGTTACGAAACATCAGGACAATGATGTAAACCTCGTATTACAAGCGcaaactcgcttatgcttatgGTAATTAGCTAATGAAAAAACCAATCTgggaaaaatatgaaaattctATTACCTTGACGCTTCGTGCAGGGTTTGAAACTTAGTCATGATAATAGtaatcaaaatatttccaactGGTTTTCGCATTTACTGGCACTTATCAACAATGTTGGTGATAAATTTAATCGTTACGCTGTAGCCAAGTATTCCTTCACTATCTTGGGCAAATAAACAGTTTTCCAGAGTGccgataattttgaaaaatgaccgAACCAAGTGACTAATAAACCGCCTTATTAACGATTGAGTTTATTTCACCGCAAGCCACTCCTGTGGTTGCACTCGTGGTTAGGGGAAAAATAAGAGTTAGCCCGCTTACATGATGGTCGATGGTCACTCCAACCACTCGACCAATTCGAGCTTTTATTGCCACCACTCGTGTTTGAAAACAATTCACGTGTTGCACTAAACGTAGCTTAGAACACACTAACAAAAGTGAAATTTCCTCACTATTAGCGTCTTGGGTGTCTATATTTATGCGCACAGGTTCACTCGTGGTTCAAAGGCGATTCCGGCGCTTTATCGAAAAGCACGAGCGCATTTTCCGCCGACCGATTAACAAAGATTCAAGCGACCGACTAGGACTCGAACCGatcgaaaaataattaagctcATAATGGATACGAAGTGAATCACTTTTGTCAGGAGTGAGTAAACGAGCCGGGTATTACCGCTTTATATAAATACACACCAAGAGTAGTTTATGCGGATTTGTACAATTTACCGGACAAATCCGA is a genomic window containing:
- the Fak gene encoding focal adhesion kinase 1 isoform X7, with the protein product MDSPKKSPHSSPVSTDRSMLKVHFPNGGFNVIKYGDAVDVKGIISTVTERLSIGERYYTGLYAMRLCRPSTGEVYWLHQDLTMKQVQDKYLAKHPNSEWRYDLRIRYLPTSLQDLCDKDKVTFHYYYDQVKNDYLSDCNIRIEQDVVVQLCCLEIRRYFKETPPNPLDKKSNFEYLEREVGLHKFIPQRILSTMKPKTLRKSIQSQFKKYVNMTDIECMFKFLETLTLYYKFDQERFRVDLGSSWSVPVELVIGPDLGISYTNVQTSSTTRIANFDQIQAIQTLVSDCEEHNKATLQLRVAGAQEILFFTCPNLETAESLADLIDGYCRLHSGSQTSIWNKKATVWKQFPCPCKDSHPSKHKNRNSGNTGTMLSEDYAEIVDEEGDYSTPATKSYELQRDQIQLGEILGEGQFGDVHKGTYKAKDGSLIPVAVKTCKREADLNTTEKFLEEAYIMQKFDHQHIIKLIGVCSESPVWIVMELAKLGELRAYLQNNKDDLDLATLLLYAFQLSTALSYLESKKFVHRDIAARNVLVSSHTSVKLGDFGLSRSMNDDQSYYKASKGKLPIKWMSPESINFRRFTIASDVWMFGVCMWEILMYGIKPFQGVKNNEVLTKIENGERLALPPNCPPRLYSLMSQCWSYEPSKRPSFKEIKEILNEILLEERSAVQETLRRENRRAAAMSWGPNDDFPPPPKPSRYPMQAVDSSSLASLDATGPQTYIVAQNPEVLAHLMKENETRGLSPAAYTTPASVFNTVAVDFEKKEDVPEPVLKTCPIPIQNLKKLDPEVPDTAPEPTYLKKLGTLERTPSRSSTGSTTPKMGSLERKISDGGENVSPNMNSLERNAHLIHSSHSSLEKSGMFSPKLGSLERKSKTNSPKMGSLERTNSHTAAFSPKMGSLERKQSQGVAHDPDSIPSYHPEPVVYQFPDKAKEMQQFEESIYDFGGADVKSCAHKQPFFIQKAVDNKLQEQKQAGSSPQQSLYGDLLLEKSRFANQSNFNHKVLEERLRQQQKESEEDSRWLAESETNLKKRLSMATPSTESETLHSNSQSLNSLPTSPNYTSAATQQLSSSLANMSFSGNGIQSSTGSQCSSKSHSPSGSITMTITAKSERSHTPNSGSENGDAGKPKTAAPPPTADLDRTNDKVYDCTTQVVKAVMALSQGVQQSHADQYLDLVRRVGLELRGLLASVDEIVNFFPTSAQREVEMAHKVLSKDMTELVNAMKLAQHYSQTTLDNEYRKGMLGAAHVLAMDSKNLLDVVDAMRIRYPQFSKHLEPETIEVEASEKQESPKTGEAPTTYPNLPSSPVAVTCTVLPVYTNYVQSAATSSNLSTNQVDS
- the Fak gene encoding focal adhesion kinase 1 isoform X1; the encoded protein is MLELVKRASMVGGPTMYSAQFVKFRKHDKSVKPNINLRPRSLLCAGNSEDIYNRSIQQQSNTWKFHRPRPKSYSDVSPTPPVNQGSPVRCVRNRMDSPKKSPHSSPVSTDRSMLKVHFPNGGFNVIKYGDAVDVKGIISTVTERLSIGERYYTGLYAMRLCRPSTGEVYWLHQDLTMKQVQDKYLAKHPNSEWRYDLRIRYLPTSLQDLCDKDKVTFHYYYDQVKNDYLSDCNIRIEQDVVVQLCCLEIRRYFKETPPNPLDKKSNFEYLEREVGLHKFIPQRILSTMKPKTLRKSIQSQFKKYVNMTDIECMFKFLETLTLYYKFDQERFRVDLGSSWSVPVELVIGPDLGISYTNVQTSSTTRIANFDQIQAIQTLVSDCEEHNKATLQLRVAGAQEILFFTCPNLETAESLADLIDGYCRLHSGSQTSIWNKKATVWKQFPCPCKDSHPSKHKNRNSGNTGTMLSEDYAEIVDEEGDYSTPATKSYELQRDQIQLGEILGEGQFGDVHKGTYKAKDGSLIPVAVKTCKREADLNTTEKFLEEAYIMQKFDHQHIIKLIGVCSESPVWIVMELAKLGELRAYLQNNKDDLDLATLLLYAFQLSTALSYLESKKFVHRDIAARNVLVSSHTSVKLGDFGLSRSMNDDQSYYKASKGKLPIKWMSPESINFRRFTIASDVWMFGVCMWEILMYGIKPFQGVKNNEVLTKIENGERLALPPNCPPRLYSLMSQCWSYEPSKRPSFKEIKEILNEILLEERSAVQETLRRENRRAAAMSWGPNDDFPPPPKPSRYPMQAVDSSSLASLDATGPQTYIVAQNPEVLAHLMKENETRGLSPAAYTTPASVFNTVAVDFEKKEDVPEPVLKTCPIPIQNLKKLDPEVPDTAPEPTYLKKLGTLERTPSRSSTGSTTPKMGSLERKISDGGENVSPNMNSLERNAHLIHSSHSSLEKSGMFSPKLGSLERKSKTNSPKMGSLERTNSHTAAFSPKMGSLERKQSQGVAHDPDSIPSYHPEPVVYQFPDKAKEMQQFEESIYDFGGADVKSCAHKQPFFIQKAVDNKLQEQKQAGSSPQQSLYGDLLLEKSRFANQSNFNHKVLEERLRQQQKESEEDSRWLAESETNLKKRLSMATPSTESETLHSNSQSLNSLPTSPNYTSAATQQLSSSLANMSFSGNGIQSSTGSQCSSKSHSPSGSITMTITAKSERSHTPNSGSENGDAGKPKTAAPPPTADLDRTNDKVYDCTTQVVKAVMALSQGVQQSHADQYLDLVRRVGLELRGLLASVDEIVNFFPTSAQREVEMAHKVLSKDMTELVNAMKLAQHYSQTTLDNEYRKGMLGAAHVLAMDSKNLLDVVDAMRIRYPQFSKHLEPETIEVEASEKQESPKTGEAPTTYPNLPSSPVAVTCTVLPVYTNYVQSAATSSNLSTNQVDS
- the Fak gene encoding focal adhesion kinase 1 isoform X5 codes for the protein MSGDFFRAAMKFRVAERTCFCCDVSPTPPVNQGSPVRCVRNRMDSPKKSPHSSPVSTDRSMLKVHFPNGGFNVIKYGDAVDVKGIISTVTERLSIGERYYTGLYAMRLCRPSTGEVYWLHQDLTMKQVQDKYLAKHPNSEWRYDLRIRYLPTSLQDLCDKDKVTFHYYYDQVKNDYLSDCNIRIEQDVVVQLCCLEIRRYFKETPPNPLDKKSNFEYLEREVGLHKFIPQRILSTMKPKTLRKSIQSQFKKYVNMTDIECMFKFLETLTLYYKFDQERFRVDLGSSWSVPVELVIGPDLGISYTNVQTSSTTRIANFDQIQAIQTLVSDCEEHNKATLQLRVAGAQEILFFTCPNLETAESLADLIDGYCRLHSGSQTSIWNKKATVWKQFPCPCKDSHPSKHKNRNSGNTGTMLSEDYAEIVDEEGDYSTPATKSYELQRDQIQLGEILGEGQFGDVHKGTYKAKDGSLIPVAVKTCKREADLNTTEKFLEEAYIMQKFDHQHIIKLIGVCSESPVWIVMELAKLGELRAYLQNNKDDLDLATLLLYAFQLSTALSYLESKKFVHRDIAARNVLVSSHTSVKLGDFGLSRSMNDDQSYYKASKGKLPIKWMSPESINFRRFTIASDVWMFGVCMWEILMYGIKPFQGVKNNEVLTKIENGERLALPPNCPPRLYSLMSQCWSYEPSKRPSFKEIKEILNEILLEERSAVQETLRRENRRAAAMSWGPNDDFPPPPKPSRYPMQAVDSSSLASLDATGPQTYIVAQNPEVLAHLMKENETRGLSPAAYTTPASVFNTVAVDFEKKEDVPEPVLKTCPIPIQNLKKLDPEVPDTAPEPTYLKKLGTLERTPSRSSTGSTTPKMGSLERKISDGGENVSPNMNSLERNAHLIHSSHSSLEKSGMFSPKLGSLERKSKTNSPKMGSLERTNSHTAAFSPKMGSLERKQSQGVAHDPDSIPSYHPEPVVYQFPDKAKEMQQFEESIYDFGGADVKSCAHKQPFFIQKAVDNKLQEQKQAGSSPQQSLYGDLLLEKSRFANQSNFNHKVLEERLRQQQKESEEDSRWLAESETNLKKRLSMATPSTESETLHSNSQSLNSLPTSPNYTSAATQQLSSSLANMSFSGNGIQSSTGSQCSSKSHSPSGSITMTITAKSERSHTPNSGSENGDAGKPKTAAPPPTADLDRTNDKVYDCTTQVVKAVMALSQGVQQSHADQYLDLVRRVGLELRGLLASVDEIVNFFPTSAQREVEMAHKVLSKDMTELVNAMKLAQHYSQTTLDNEYRKGMLGAAHVLAMDSKNLLDVVDAMRIRYPQFSKHLEPETIEVEASEKQESPKTGEAPTTYPNLPSSPVAVTCTVLPVYTNYVQSAATSSNLSTNQVDS
- the Fak gene encoding focal adhesion kinase 1 isoform X6 — encoded protein: MQRKIIDVSPTPPVNQGSPVRCVRNRMDSPKKSPHSSPVSTDRSMLKVHFPNGGFNVIKYGDAVDVKGIISTVTERLSIGERYYTGLYAMRLCRPSTGEVYWLHQDLTMKQVQDKYLAKHPNSEWRYDLRIRYLPTSLQDLCDKDKVTFHYYYDQVKNDYLSDCNIRIEQDVVVQLCCLEIRRYFKETPPNPLDKKSNFEYLEREVGLHKFIPQRILSTMKPKTLRKSIQSQFKKYVNMTDIECMFKFLETLTLYYKFDQERFRVDLGSSWSVPVELVIGPDLGISYTNVQTSSTTRIANFDQIQAIQTLVSDCEEHNKATLQLRVAGAQEILFFTCPNLETAESLADLIDGYCRLHSGSQTSIWNKKATVWKQFPCPCKDSHPSKHKNRNSGNTGTMLSEDYAEIVDEEGDYSTPATKSYELQRDQIQLGEILGEGQFGDVHKGTYKAKDGSLIPVAVKTCKREADLNTTEKFLEEAYIMQKFDHQHIIKLIGVCSESPVWIVMELAKLGELRAYLQNNKDDLDLATLLLYAFQLSTALSYLESKKFVHRDIAARNVLVSSHTSVKLGDFGLSRSMNDDQSYYKASKGKLPIKWMSPESINFRRFTIASDVWMFGVCMWEILMYGIKPFQGVKNNEVLTKIENGERLALPPNCPPRLYSLMSQCWSYEPSKRPSFKEIKEILNEILLEERSAVQETLRRENRRAAAMSWGPNDDFPPPPKPSRYPMQAVDSSSLASLDATGPQTYIVAQNPEVLAHLMKENETRGLSPAAYTTPASVFNTVAVDFEKKEDVPEPVLKTCPIPIQNLKKLDPEVPDTAPEPTYLKKLGTLERTPSRSSTGSTTPKMGSLERKISDGGENVSPNMNSLERNAHLIHSSHSSLEKSGMFSPKLGSLERKSKTNSPKMGSLERTNSHTAAFSPKMGSLERKQSQGVAHDPDSIPSYHPEPVVYQFPDKAKEMQQFEESIYDFGGADVKSCAHKQPFFIQKAVDNKLQEQKQAGSSPQQSLYGDLLLEKSRFANQSNFNHKVLEERLRQQQKESEEDSRWLAESETNLKKRLSMATPSTESETLHSNSQSLNSLPTSPNYTSAATQQLSSSLANMSFSGNGIQSSTGSQCSSKSHSPSGSITMTITAKSERSHTPNSGSENGDAGKPKTAAPPPTADLDRTNDKVYDCTTQVVKAVMALSQGVQQSHADQYLDLVRRVGLELRGLLASVDEIVNFFPTSAQREVEMAHKVLSKDMTELVNAMKLAQHYSQTTLDNEYRKGMLGAAHVLAMDSKNLLDVVDAMRIRYPQFSKHLEPETIEVEASEKQESPKTGEAPTTYPNLPSSPVAVTCTVLPVYTNYVQSAATSSNLSTNQVDS